The genomic stretch CTGAACATCTCCCATCCCTTGTGCATTTTGCTTTACCTCCGTTTTTTGCCCCCTTTTTTGAATTCTCTGCTCTAACAAGTTTGAATTCAGCACTAACCACTTCAGCCTAGCCCTGCTGGCAGAGGTAGTGCGCAGGAGTGGGGGGCTGGAAGTGGGGCGTGGCCACCATGTCGCAGAACCAGACTGCGCCTGCGTAGGCTGCGGCAAAGCTAAGCACTGAGAGGCTAGCGGTCATTGCTCACCGGTGTTTGGGTAGAAAGATCACTCCTCTCACCAGCTCTCACTCCTGATCCCGGGTCTCTGGCTTAGGACTTGCGCCGAGGCGCCGATATTCCTACCATCCTCTCTCTGACAGATTGCTGACCTCCCGGTTCCTGCTCCTGACTCCTGGAACCATGTCTCTGGTAAGCCAGAATGCGCGCCGCGGAAGCACAGAGACCACTGCAGATTACAGCGACGGCCAGGGTGAGATGCAGGCTAGTAACGCCTCCGGGCCCCTGATCTCCATGCTAGTTCCCCAGGCCCTCCAGGGCCCTCATGCGCCAATCAACCCCCAGGGTGCCAGCGTTTCCCAGGCTGCGCAGGACCCGAACGACCTCGAGGTCCTAATCGAAGAGCAGTCCCAACGTTTGGGGGCGCTCAGGGTCCACGACCCTCTGGAAGACAGGTCGATTGCTTTGGTGAATTTCATGCGAATGAAAAGCCAAACCGAGGGTTCTATCCAGCAGGCAGAGATGCTGGAGTTTCTCAGAGAATACTCAGATCAGTTCCCTGAGATCCTCAGACGAGCCTCAGCCCACCTGGATCAGGTCTTTGGGTTGAACCTGAGGGTTCTTGATCCCCAGGCTGACATTTACAACCTAATCAGCAAACGGGGTTTCCAGACCACTGATCGGATAGCAGAATCCCTGGATGTGCCAAAGGCAGGTCTCCTGGCCTTGGTCCTAGGCCACATTCTCCTGAATGGTAACCGGGCAAGAGAGGCATCCATTTGGGACCTGCTGTTAAAGGTTGATTTGTTGGGTGATCCCCAGAGGATCAACAACCTTTTTGGGAACACAAGGAACCTGCTCATTACTGACTTTGTGCGCATGCGGTTCTTGGAGTACTGGCCAGTGTATGGCACTAATCCCCTCGAATTTGAGTTCTTGTGGGGCTCTAGAGCCCATAGGGAAATCACAAAGATGGAAGCCCTGAAGTTTGTGGCAGAGGCCCATGATGAAGAACCCTGGAGCTGGCCAGAAGAATATAACAAGGCCCTGGAAGCTGACAAAGCCAAAGAAAGAAGACAGGCTGCTGGCTTGGAATTCTGGTCAGAGGACACTATGAATGATAAGGCCAATGATTTGGTCCAGTTGGCCATTAATGTCACTGAGGAGTTGCTGCCTATACATCAGGATGAGCTACTGGCTCACACTGGCAAAGAATTTGAGGAAGTGTTCCCAAATATCCTCAGTCGAGCTACTCTAATCCTTGATCTGTTCTATGGGTTCTCTCTGATTGAGGTTGATACCAGTGAGCACATCTACCTCCTTGTCCAGCAACCGGAATCAGAAGAAGAGCAAATGATGCTAGACAGCCTGGGGAGACCCACTCAAGAATATGTGATGCCGATTTTGGGTTTGATCTTCCTGATGGGCAACCGTGTCAAAGAGGCCAACATCTGGAACATGCTTCGAAGATTTGGTGTGGATGTAGGAAGAAAGCATGCCATCACCTGCAAGCTTATGAGACAGCGCTACTTGGAATGCAGGCCACTGTCCTACTCTAACCCAGTTGAGTATGAGCTTCTGTGGGGTCCTCGAGCTCACCTGGAAACCACCAAAATGAAAGCCTTGGAGTATATGGCCAGGCTCTATAGAAAGCGACCACAGGACTGGCCAGAGCAATATAGGGAGGCTGTTGAAGATGAGGAAGCCAGAGCCAGATCTGAGGCAACTGCCATGTTCTTCTTTGGCCCCATGTGAAGTCTAGGGAAATGTATCACTTTAGTTGTATGGCATCAGTTAAAGGGTTCCTGGGGAAATGGGCACTGGGGCCCCCAATCAGAAGTCAGTCGGGGCTGGGGTGGAAAGTACACATTGTGCTTGCTATTTGTGTTCTATTCCTAATAGTATTTCCTCCCTTATAATGTACCCTTGAATTAGGTTTGTGATCAatgtttataaatgaaattgcTCATTTGCCATCCCtgtcttattttaatataaaaactcaGAGTGTTGTGTAAAATGTATTGGTAATACTTACATCTTTCTATGATGTGGAGAATATAAAGTTGTTCTTTAACTGTTTGAAATAATTAGTAAAATGGTGTGGTGCAAAAGTTAagtaaaaatagcaacaacacacacaacaaaaacaaacacaaaatcacTTATCTGTGGATGCCTTCTTTGTGTCTATTCttgtgtaaggaaaaaaaaaaagctggcatTTACCTGTATTTGCTTTGCTCTTCCAAAATgtagtgaaaaataaaagtataatgaaTTAGACCCCATGCTTAAGCActcttttattcaataaatatttattaagcacctgccaTGCTCTGTGCTGGGAATATAAAGGTAAAGAAGATCCAGTTGAACCCTGGGCTTAAGGGGGAGGGGCCATGGAAGTAACCCAGAAATTGTTCTATGGCTGCTGCAAGATGTATAATAAGGATAAGCTTATGAGTGCTAGGAGAGGCCACAGGGGTAACTTCCAGCTAAACTGGTGCTGGGATGGGACGGTGGAGAAGGTAATGGGGCACAAGAAgggctaggggaggggcagggggtgtcAAGCAAAGGATTAGTGGGGGAGTGGACGAGGTGGTGGTAGGGAATAATGAGGTGGTATGGAGGGCTGAGGACAAGTTGTCTTTTAGTGACTTCTAAGAcctgaggttggggtgggggagggagggattgtTTATGAAGTCAGGAGCAATATGTAAAACACCTTTGGCGGGATTCACAGACACTGTTCAGTTcaaagggaaagtgggagagggaagcctGTGGCAGAGATAAGGAAGACTCATATGCTCGAGAGCGGGCCTTGGTAATCAATAATGGTTCTCCTGAAGGTAGCTGGTCTTGGATCTTTGGTCAGACTGAACAATCTACCTGGAGCTCTGCCCAGCAACCTTTGCCCAGTGCAGTTTATTTCTGCACCTAAGCTGTTAAGGTGAGTGAGTATTTTGGCTCTCTTGATCCTGATCCTTCACGCAGCTTCTAACCCTGCTCACGGCTCTCCCTAAGGTTTCCCTAGAAAGCCTGCAAATAACAATTTCTATAAGGGAGCCCTGGCTCAGTAGTGGATGCTATAGGGAAAGTCACCTATGacgcaggggtgggggagatccTACCATTGGTGTTGGTTTTATGTTTCCTCACCCCCTGGCACCCATAAGTGTTCTGTCCTTTCATCCATTTAATCACTAAGGGTTACCCCCAAACTGCCACCTCCTAACAAATGAGAGAAGATTCTCCTCACATTTTGGTCAGCCTCAGGAAGAGAATGACACAACCGTTTTGCCGGGGGAGGGGATAAGAAGAAGGGAGATACACCGTTTTTGGTCCCAAATCCCGCTGCCTGCAGAAGTCAAATTAGAGCTGCCTGCTTGAGAAAGCCATTGCGCATGCGCACTCCGCGGTTGCCCGGGAGATACAACCCCCACCTTGTCTCAGTGATCTCCCCTATCATAGCATTCCGGGAAAAACCGAACACTAAGGGCAGGATTTCCAGTAATGAGAAAATGCGTAGCTAGAGAGCCTGAGCTAAAGGGGTTCTGGAAAATGGGATGGGGGGTGGAGTTGTGAGGCAAGAGAGTATCTAACTCAAAATCTGGGATCTTGAAGTAGGGTCCTGCCGACGTGCTGAGAGCCTCTCTTTCTTTAGCCTCCTTGAACCCTTAATCTGTACATGCTtgtggggcgggggagaggggcaagcagattAACATGCCAAGTTTTTCTTGCTCTGATTTTTTGGACGGTGCAGTTTTGGGATCCTCGAGAACATCAGCTTTTCTGGGGGTCAGTAGAGAGAAACTGAGGGGAAGGTGTAGCATC from Neomonachus schauinslandi chromosome X, ASM220157v2, whole genome shotgun sequence encodes the following:
- the MAGEE2 gene encoding melanoma-associated antigen E2; protein product: MSLVSQNARRGSTETTADYSDGQGEMQASNASGPLISMLVPQALQGPHAPINPQGASVSQAAQDPNDLEVLIEEQSQRLGALRVHDPLEDRSIALVNFMRMKSQTEGSIQQAEMLEFLREYSDQFPEILRRASAHLDQVFGLNLRVLDPQADIYNLISKRGFQTTDRIAESLDVPKAGLLALVLGHILLNGNRAREASIWDLLLKVDLLGDPQRINNLFGNTRNLLITDFVRMRFLEYWPVYGTNPLEFEFLWGSRAHREITKMEALKFVAEAHDEEPWSWPEEYNKALEADKAKERRQAAGLEFWSEDTMNDKANDLVQLAINVTEELLPIHQDELLAHTGKEFEEVFPNILSRATLILDLFYGFSLIEVDTSEHIYLLVQQPESEEEQMMLDSLGRPTQEYVMPILGLIFLMGNRVKEANIWNMLRRFGVDVGRKHAITCKLMRQRYLECRPLSYSNPVEYELLWGPRAHLETTKMKALEYMARLYRKRPQDWPEQYREAVEDEEARARSEATAMFFFGPM